The Desulfocurvibacter africanus subsp. africanus DSM 2603 nucleotide sequence CCGCCCTCGATGGCCGCCAGGTTGGTGCCGGTAGCCACGGGCTCCACGATGGTCTCGCCGTGGACCACCACGAGCTGCGCGCCCAGGGCCCGCGCCTCCTGAATCATGTCCGGGATGAGGCCGGGCGGCACGTGGGTGATCTCCACGCCCAGGAGAATGTCCAGGTCCATGAGCGGGCCGTATTGGCGGGTCATCTTCTTCAGGCCGTCGATGACCATGCCCATGGTGCTGGCGTCCACGTGGTCGGTGATGGCGATGCCGCGATAGCCGGCAGTGCGGGCCCGCCGAGCCAGCTCAGCGGGAATGAGCACGCCGTCGCTGAAGATGGAGTGTGTGTGCAGGTCGAACATGAGTTTTTGGCGTGTCCGTGGGGTACGAGTTTCGTTGTGGATCTGGTCCATGCGGACCGTGCCGGCGATCAGGTGAGAAATTAAATATAGTTTGCCGCGCGTGTCCAGAGCACATGCCGACGGAAGGGGGACTCCGAATCAGGACTACATCTTGTACTTGTCCCCAGGCGAGAAGCCTTCGAGCATCTCGGTCCACTTGTCGGATTCCTCATCCTTGAGCACGGGCTTGCCCAAGGCCGTGTCATCCACCGAGGCCTCGTCCAGCACGGCCTGGGCCACGCGAATGGGCGCCTCGGCACGCAGGGCAAGGGCGATGGCGTCGCTGGGCCGGGCATCCACCCTGCGCTGCACTTCGCCGATGCGCATCTCCACTTCGGCGTAGTAGGTGCCTTCCTCCAGCTTGACCACCTCGACCGCCGTGACCTTGGCCCCGGCGGTGTCGATGCAGGAGAGCATGAGGTCATGAGTCATGGGCCGGGGCAGCTTGACCTCGTTGAGAGCCAGGGAAATGGCCATGGCCTCCATGGCGCCGATCCAGATAGGCAGTATGGCCTTCTCCTCCAGATCCTTGAGCACCAGGACCGGCACTTGCGAGTTTTCATCCACCGCCAAACCGAAGACCTTCATTTCTATCATCATGGCGTACCTTCCATCTCCCCAAGCAGGGAGTGTTTTCGAGCCAATGATATTCTTACCGTAGCCAGCGCCCCTGTCAAATCTGGGCCGCCGTCGATGACAGGAATATCCACCACCCGGCCGCCCGGCTCGCGGCCACGCCAGGACAGGCCGCCTTCGTCCTGGCGCTTGCTGAGCTCCTCCAGCAGAACGCTGACGCGCCGTCCCTCCTGAGCCTGAAGGTCCTCGGCCGTGAGTTCCGCCTGTCGCGCCTGGAAGCTGGCCAACCGCTCGGCTTTGACCTCCTCCGGCACCTTGAAGGCCATGCGCTCTGCCGCGACTCCCGGCCGGTCCGAATACTTGAAGGAGAAGCTCCGCTCGAAGCGCACCTCTTCCAGCGCGTCCATGGTAGCACGGAAGTCCTGCTCGGTCTCGCCCGGAAATCCAACGATGATGTCCGTGGTCAAGACCATGCCCGGCCGCGCCTGACGCAGCCGGCGCACGATGTCCAGGTAGCGCGCCCGGTCGTACTTGCGGCCCATGCGCGCCAGCACCGCGTCGGAGCCCGACTGCATGGGCAGGTGCAGGCAAGGGCAGAGCTGTTCCAGCTCGCCGAAAGCGGCCACGACCTCGGGCGCGATGTCCTTGGGGTGCGAAGTGACGAAGCGCAGGCGCGCCAGGCCGGGCAAGACGGCCACCCGGCGCAGGAGCTGCGTGAAGCTCAGGCCGTCGCCGCCGGCGTCCTGGCCATAGCTGTTCACGTTCTGGCCCAGCAGGGTGATTTCCCGCGCACCCCTGGCAATGAGGCTCTCGCACTCGGCGATGATGGAGGCACTGGTGCGTGATTTCTGACGGCCGCGCACGTAGGGCACGATGCAGTAGGCGCAGAAATTGTTGCAGCCCTGCATGATGGTCACGAAGGCCGAGGGGCTTACGGAAGCATCGGGAAAGTCCTGCCCGCGTTCCACATACTCCTCGCTGAAGTCCAGCAGGCTCAGGCGCAGGCGCGGCGTGCTGGCCAGCCGCTCCAGGGCCTGTGGCACTCCGGCCACGCCGTCGGTGCCGAAGACCAGGCGCACGAAGGGGAAGCGGTTCCAGAAGCCCGCGCCGATCTGCTGGGCCACGCAGCCGCCCACGGCCACGAACGCTCCTGTCTCGCGCACGATGGAGGCCAGCCGGCCCAGCAGGCTGTAGACCTTCTGCTCGGGCTTGTCGCGTACGCTGCACGTATTGATGATGATGACATCGGCCTGCTCGTCCGTGGTCTCCTGCCAACCCCGCGAGCGCAGGGCGCGGGAAAGCCACTGCGAGTCGCCCACGTTCATCTGGCAACCAAAGGTAAGGATGTGAAAATTCATGCGCGGGATATAATGCATGCCTTGCACCCGGTAAACCCCGGATGCCCCGGATAATCCGGGCGGAGGCAATCCGGACGGCTTACGTCCAGCGGGCGAGGAATCTTAGCACCTTGTCCCTGGCCTGCTCCACGCCCTCGACTTCGCCGTCCACGACAACCTCGGCCTGCGGGTTCTCCTCGAAGGGCACGTCCACGCCGGGCACCAGGCCCAGCCCCTCGAATTGCCGCCCCGTGGCCTTGCGTTCCAGAGCCTTGCGGTACAGGCCGGCCATGACTTTGCCCTGGGGCCGGGCGTCCTCGCGGCGCATGGCGGTTTGGGCGGAGCAGCGCACGTGGACTTCGGCGAAGCGTTGCAACCGCTCGCGCGCAGCCTGGCGCATGGTCAGGGCCGGGGCCGTGGCGTCGATAATGACGTTGCGGCCCTGTTGCGTCAGCGCCACGGCCTCGTCCACGAGCAGCGCATAGGCGCGGGCGCGTTCCTCGGCGCTGTAGGTCGGTTGCGGAAACCAGGCCTTGCGCCGGGCGTCCATTTCCAGGATCTCCGCCCGCCCGCCGCGCGCCTGCAGGACCTCGCGCACCGCGCGGGCCAGGCTGGACTTGCCGCAGCCCGGCAGCCCCGTGATCCAGATGGCCCAGCCCCGGCTCGGCGCGGATGTGTCGCTCATGGCAGGTCCTCGGGTTGAAGTGGCAATGCGCATGTTACCTCAAGCCGTGCGCTTTGGACAGGTGTTGCAGCAAAGGCGGACGGCATTCCGCTATTGCTGCATCGATCAGTCTTCAGCACTGCTGAATGCGAGCGCGGCTCCGACTCCCGTGGAGTAGAGTCCAGCGCTGGCCACTCCTTGCGCGTGCTTCTCGCATGTCTTGTTTGTGGCTTCGATTTTCAGGAGTGCGGTATATTCCCCTTGGAAGGGGGAGCTGGCCAGTCGATCAGTTCAAAACTAGCTTGTGAGCATTTCAATTGGATATGTTACTAGCCCTTTTCCACTTGCTCAGAGAGCGGGCGAAGCTGATCACGCAAATCAGTGTGATCTGTATGGATAGTATGAAGTGATCAGCTTTCTTGAAATGAGCCAAAGCGTCATCAAGCAATCCTGCCTCTAAGCCGTGGAAGATGGCTCCCACTGTGCTGAAGCCGATAGCGGCAATGAACCCCTCGATGGATCTGGTGTCGAAAACCAGCCACAGCAGGATGGCCGGGCAGGTAAGATATATGGAATGAAGCAGTAGTATATATATGAATACGGCAAGATCCGGGCTGGTATTGGTCAAGGTGCCAAGCGCATTTAAAAAGCGGAACAGGGCAAGGCAGAAAGAGACGAGTGCAAATAGTACGATGGAGATCTCAATGGGGTTCATGGCCTTAAGCCGTGCCAGCATATTCCTGATGCTAAAGTTGTTGTGAGCTTGCATGGGAGCGCCTTCTACAATCGAGTGCCACATTTTGTGCATCTTTTTGGAAGCCACATGGCCCAAAGTGGGATTTCATAATCGAATATTTTAAGGGGATAGTAGGTGATTGGTTTGCCGCAGGATGGGCATTTCAGTCTTCTCAATTTTATGCCAACATAAAAAGATAGGATTAAAGTCGGTAGTATAAAGAGTTGGTTTACTGGCACGGCTAGAAGCATTAAAAATGGAGCGATTGTAAACCACGATATCACCGTAATAAATGCACGCTTTCTAATATTACCCATAATTAACTCATCGTTGTAGCATCTCGAAAAGAAGTAAACATAGCTTGTCCAACTTCATAGTCTGGAAAGTCTGTTTAAATTAGCAAATTAGAGCATTGGTTAGAAATATCCATTAACTTGCTGAAATATGTATGTAAATGTAGTCAGGTAGAGAGCGTATTCCATAAATAGGTGCATTTAACATTTAAGCCCTCAAGAAAACGAGTCTGGCATACTTGGCACGTCTGGTATCATACTGCTATCCCTATGTGATGAAACAAGAATTTGATTATGAAATCCAAAATACGAAAATGGTACTATCCCTTTGTCCATCAAATGGTACTCTCGTGTTAGCGGTAGTGCAAAAGATGCACTAAATCTGCAATTGAGAGTTGCCCTCTCATTCCATATGCGAAAACTGATTCGGCAGAGGCTGGGCCATGAGGGAGCGGTGGATGGAGATTCAAACTCTCCGCAAGCAAGACCATGGCAGCCGAGAGACCATCCGGCAGAAGGGGCTTTCCAGGTTCACGGTACACAAGTACCTGCGCATGGACGAATGCAATCTGCTATAATTTGGTAGAGTGGAGAGAGATGCCGTTGTCGCTCATCGTCTTGTCCACCACCTGGCGGACATCGGAGAGGCATCAACGGCCTTTAGGGTTCTTTTCCGTGCATTGGCAGCCACCAGCCTTTTTCTCGTTCATGATGCGCTCAAAAATGGTGGATCTTCCATTGTCGCGAATGTCCTGTTCGATGTCAGCGGCAGTGTACCCAAAGCAGTAACAAATCAGCTCCGACATGATTCAGGCTCCCGGGAAAATGGATTCCGAACAAAGGGTGATGGCCCCTGATGCTGACAAGCGCTTGGGCAGCGCCAAGGTCGATTCCACGTCGGAAGACGAAGAACCATGTGCATATGTATCCGTCGAACCAGTGAAGTCTTGGTGAGCTTGGTCTTGAAGTCGGGAGTGCAGTACAAGGCGACTTCCCTGGTTCCGCATGTGGCGCTCAATCATGCATCCGCCCGCGTATCACCCAGGTAGCACACGCCACGCCCGCTCCGCCTAAAAGCGTCACGAGCATGGTCGCGAAGGTCAGTTTGGTATCGTACAGCAGGTAGTGCAATACGATGCGCAGCACGCCGGCCAGCGCTCCGAGCCCGGCTGCCCGGATAGGTGTCCCGGCCAGCAGCCCGGCCGGAATAGCCAGGGCCAGCAGCAGGGGATGAAAAATCGTCGCTATGGCGAAGCCGAGGAAGCCGATGCCGCGCATATCCGTCCTGTTTTATTTGATTTATTCCAGATAAAGTTCCGGACGCTGGTAATCGAAAATGCGATCTTCCAGCACGTTCTCCACGAAGCGCAGCAGGGCCGTGCGGATGTGTTCCGGGTGGCCAGGATACCATTCGGGCGAGGCCACTACCAGGCCGCGGAAGACGAAGAAGGGCGCCATGACCTCCAGCATCTGTTCATCGCCCGTGCGCCGCAGGTATTCGTCCATGAAGGCCATATAGAGCCGGCGGAAGGGTTCGCTTACGCCGGGCCGTGGCCCGTCTTCGCTCGCGTCCTGACCCTTGGCGTGCGCGTCCAGCAGCCCGAAGAGCAGGTAGTTGATGGCCATGCAGGCCACGTCGCCGGCGGGTTCGCCCCATTCGCCCCGACTCCTGTCCAGCACGCGGAATTCGCCGTCGTCGGTCACCAGCACGTTCCAGGGGTGGAAATCGCCATGCACGGCGCTCAGGCGCGAGGCATAGCCCTTGAGCCGCCAGCGCCAGTCGATGAGCCGCTTTTCCAGGGCCTTGAAGCGCAGGTCCGGGAAGGGCTCATAGCCAGGGGGAAAGGCCTCGTCGGCCATGCCCATGATGCACTCGCTGGAGCCCAGCAGGTTGCGCACGCGCCGGTAGTAGAGGTGCGCATCGTCGCGCTTGGTCGCGTGGACTTCGGCCAGCCAGCGGGCGAAGGCGCGCGCCAGCTCCATGTCGCGTTCCTCGAGACCGCGCTCCCGGATGCGCTCCAGGTCGCGGAAATACTCGTGGCCCGGCAAGAGCTCGTTGAGGATGAAGAACTCCTTGGGCTCATGGACCGGCATCAGACAGTCCCGGCCGTCCACATAGCCCAGGCCCATGGGGCGCACATGGCGCGGCAAGCGCGCCGAGGTCTCGTGCTGGAACATGAGGATGGCCGCGCGGTCCCAGTAGAACTGGTGGCCGTATTTGTCGGCTTTCATGACCGACATGACCGTGGCCTGCTCGCGGCCGCCGGTCGTGAAGCGCACCAGCACCGGCTTGCCGTAGCCGAAACGCTTGATGCCCTGCTCGCCCAACCCGCCGATGTCGCCCATGTAGGTCACGGCCGCGTCCGGCCCAAAGGCCTGGCACAGGTAGGCTTCAACCGCCTCGCGCGTCAGCTCGATCATGTCCGCCTCCCGCCTTGAAGGGCTTGATCGGGACAATAAGATGCCCGCAAGCCGTTGGACTTGCGGGCATCATGGCACAGCTTGGCCGGACTGGCAAAGGCGGTTGACGTTAGAGCATTTTGCTTTTGAAAATGCTCTGCAAGCCATGCGTCGGCAGGGCTTGCCGCTAGCTTCGGCGTAGGCGCAATTCACTTGCGCCGTCAACGCCGGAGCAGGCGTCTTAAAACCAATCTGCTCTAGGCCGGCTTGCCGAAGTTTTCCTCGAAGCGAGCCCAGAATTCGTCCAGGCTGAAGGAGTGCTCCTGGGTGCCCAGGTATTCCACGGCGAAGCTCGCGCAGGTGGAGGCCACCAGGGCGGCCCTGGGCAGCTCCCAGCCCATGGCCAGGCCCTTGATGAGCCCGGAGCGATAGGCGTCGCCCGCGCCCGTGGGGTCCACGCAGCGGGCGATCCTGGCCGCCGGAACCTGGGTCGTGCGTCCGTTGCGTTCCGTGATCAGCGAGCCCTTCTCACCCAGGGTGGTGATGATGACCTCGGC carries:
- a CDS encoding histidinol phosphate phosphatase domain-containing protein encodes the protein MFDLHTHSIFSDGVLIPAELARRARTAGYRGIAITDHVDASTMGMVIDGLKKMTRQYGPLMDLDILLGVEITHVPPGLIPDMIQEARALGAQLVVVHGETIVEPVATGTNLAAIEGGCDVLAHPGLITPQEAALAAERGVHLEITTRKGHSLTNGHVAVLAREAGALLVIDNDAHEPGDLVSREMRKKIALGAGLSLDEYRRAEENSARLAQVARAR
- a CDS encoding bifunctional nuclease family protein — protein: MIEMKVFGLAVDENSQVPVLVLKDLEEKAILPIWIGAMEAMAISLALNEVKLPRPMTHDLMLSCIDTAGAKVTAVEVVKLEEGTYYAEVEMRIGEVQRRVDARPSDAIALALRAEAPIRVAQAVLDEASVDDTALGKPVLKDEESDKWTEMLEGFSPGDKYKM
- the miaB gene encoding tRNA (N6-isopentenyl adenosine(37)-C2)-methylthiotransferase MiaB is translated as MNFHILTFGCQMNVGDSQWLSRALRSRGWQETTDEQADVIIINTCSVRDKPEQKVYSLLGRLASIVRETGAFVAVGGCVAQQIGAGFWNRFPFVRLVFGTDGVAGVPQALERLASTPRLRLSLLDFSEEYVERGQDFPDASVSPSAFVTIMQGCNNFCAYCIVPYVRGRQKSRTSASIIAECESLIARGAREITLLGQNVNSYGQDAGGDGLSFTQLLRRVAVLPGLARLRFVTSHPKDIAPEVVAAFGELEQLCPCLHLPMQSGSDAVLARMGRKYDRARYLDIVRRLRQARPGMVLTTDIIVGFPGETEQDFRATMDALEEVRFERSFSFKYSDRPGVAAERMAFKVPEEVKAERLASFQARQAELTAEDLQAQEGRRVSVLLEELSKRQDEGGLSWRGREPGGRVVDIPVIDGGPDLTGALATVRISLARKHSLLGEMEGTP
- a CDS encoding adenylyl-sulfate kinase codes for the protein MSDTSAPSRGWAIWITGLPGCGKSSLARAVREVLQARGGRAEILEMDARRKAWFPQPTYSAEERARAYALLVDEAVALTQQGRNVIIDATAPALTMRQAARERLQRFAEVHVRCSAQTAMRREDARPQGKVMAGLYRKALERKATGRQFEGLGLVPGVDVPFEENPQAEVVVDGEVEGVEQARDKVLRFLARWT
- a CDS encoding (2Fe-2S)-binding protein; amino-acid sequence: MSELICYCFGYTAADIEQDIRDNGRSTIFERIMNEKKAGGCQCTEKNPKGRUCLSDVRQVVDKTMSDNGISLHSTKL
- a CDS encoding phosphotransferase family protein, encoding MIELTREAVEAYLCQAFGPDAAVTYMGDIGGLGEQGIKRFGYGKPVLVRFTTGGREQATVMSVMKADKYGHQFYWDRAAILMFQHETSARLPRHVRPMGLGYVDGRDCLMPVHEPKEFFILNELLPGHEYFRDLERIRERGLEERDMELARAFARWLAEVHATKRDDAHLYYRRVRNLLGSSECIMGMADEAFPPGYEPFPDLRFKALEKRLIDWRWRLKGYASRLSAVHGDFHPWNVLVTDDGEFRVLDRSRGEWGEPAGDVACMAINYLLFGLLDAHAKGQDASEDGPRPGVSEPFRRLYMAFMDEYLRRTGDEQMLEVMAPFFVFRGLVVASPEWYPGHPEHIRTALLRFVENVLEDRIFDYQRPELYLE